Proteins encoded together in one Phyllostomus discolor isolate MPI-MPIP mPhyDis1 chromosome 6, mPhyDis1.pri.v3, whole genome shotgun sequence window:
- the LOC114490206 gene encoding LOW QUALITY PROTEIN: olfactory receptor 1052-like (The sequence of the model RefSeq protein was modified relative to this genomic sequence to represent the inferred CDS: inserted 1 base in 1 codon) codes for MVQNEYFQFIPIFLSLTGSKKXKHMADVNFSMVTEFILLGLTDRAELNVFLFVLFLLIYTISLVGNLGMLFLIHITPKLQTPMYHFLSCLSFVDACCSSVFAPKLLLNFFVEWDTISFSECIVQYFLGGSLVPTEGFLLAAMAYDRYMAIVNPLLYTVAMTKRVCVGLVIGSCVGGLINSLTHTIGLVKLSFCGPNVIHRFFCDLPPLLKLSCSDTSMNELLVLIFAGVIAMVTFLTVMISYIFIVAAILRIRSAAGRHRAFSTCASHLTAVTLFYGSISFSYIQPSSQYSLEQEKVVSVFYTLVIPMLNPLIYSLRNKELKDAAKRAIEMKCFPC; via the exons ATGGTGCAGaatgaatattttcaatttattcccATCTTCTTATCATTAACAGgttccaaga aaaaacacatggctGATGTTAATTTTTCGATGGTTACTGAATTTATCCTTTTGGGGCTGACAGATCGTGCTGAACTGaatgtgttcctctttgtgttGTTTCTGCTCATCTATACGATTTCTTTGGTGGGGAATCTAGGAATGCTCTTTCTAATCCACATAACTCCCAAACTTCAAACACCTATGTACCATTTCCTAAGCTGCCTGTCATTTGTTGATGCCTGCTGTTCCTCAGTCTTTGCACCCAAATTGCTGCTGAACTTCTTTGTTGAATGGgatacaatttctttttctgaatgcaTTGTGCAGTATTTTTTAGGGGGGTCACTCGTTCCCACTGAGGGTTTCTTGCTGGCAGCAATGGCATATGACCGCTACATGGCCATTGTGAACCCTTTACTTTATACAGTGGCGATGACAAAAAGAGTTTGTGTTGGCCTGGTCATTGGATCATGTGTAGGAGGTTTAATCAACTCACTGACACACACAATCGGCTTGGTGAAATTGTCTTTCTGTGGGCCCAATGTCATCCATCGCTTCTTCTGTGACCTTCCCCCGCTGTTGAAGCTCTCATGTTCTGATACATCCATGAATGAATTGTTGGTATTAATCTTCGCTGGCGTTATTGCCATGGTCACTTTCTTGACTGTGATGATCTCCTACATCTTCATCGTCGCTGCTATCCTGAGGATTCGCTCGGCAGCAGGGAGACACAGAGCCTTCTCTACGTGTGCGTCACACCTCACAGCTGTGACTTTGTTCTACGGCTCTATAAGTTTCAGTTACATTCAGCCAAGCTCCCAATATTCCTTAGAACAAGAAAAGGTGGTATCTGTTTTCTATACCCTTGTAATTCCCATGTTAAATCCATTGATTTACAGCTTGAGAAACAAGGAGCTGAAGGATGCAGCGAAAAGGGCAATAGAGATGAAATGTTTTCCTTGTTAA